In the genome of Scylla paramamosain isolate STU-SP2022 chromosome 2, ASM3559412v1, whole genome shotgun sequence, the window TTGGTCTTGTGTGGAGTGGGTCTAGGGACCTGCTTCCAGTTTTTCTATGAGATGTCTTTTCCCAAGAGGAATGactaatatatatgtattacagaATTAAGGTTGATTATTATTGTACATATTTGTGGCTAATTGTTCCCCAGTATCCACCTTTCAAAAGTAATTAAAATGTTGGAAATTTTTATGTATGAAATACTGAGGGGACAATGCTTTGTAGATTAACTTCAATAAATGAACAATAAATTGAAATGTATTTGGCTGATGCACCACTGATCAGTGCACTACATTATCATGAGCTattgataaaagaacattaactGGTAAAACAAGCCACTTGAAAGGTATGTATTACACTGATATGAAGTGTTAACTGCTAATCACCAGGTTCCtcacagacaaaacacacacacacacacagtcaaacaCTTCTCTCAATGTCACCCAAACAAGGTTCCTCTGCTATCATTgctactctctttctctgttcctcgccctctgtgtgtgtgtgtgtgtgtgtgtgtgtgcgtgcacacTCACCTCATACTCCCCTTGTCTTTCTGCCTAACCtctctatctttatatatatatatatatatatatatatatatatatatatatatatatatatatatatatatatatatatatatatatatatatatatatatatatatatatatatatatatatatatatacacacacacacacacacacacacacacacatcacttttttttgtctgcgtCTCTAACACACGCACCTTCCCTAGTTCCATCCATAgacaagagagggaaagagagagaaagagaaagagagagagagtgtcagacCCTGGTGCTGCCATCCATCAACCATCCATCCCACCTTGCTGTCCCCTATCCATGTCCCCTTATGAGCAGCCCTCGCCCTTCCCCTCGGCCTTGCaggttctcttccttcactctaaTACCCCTTTGCTGCTGCCTACCCTCGCCCAACCCTCTCTTCTTTacatcccctccccttcctcctcacaaacttatctctctcccctctcccaaccctctgtctttccctctccctccatccctctttcagttcccctcttccaccacctTTTCTTAGTGTTTGTATGCACGTCTATTTATCCACACATGTATCTTGGTAgggaaaagtgtatttttctgCAGAAAGGAGCAATACATGCtggagatgataatgatgctcTGGAAAAGACCTGTAGTGATGCCACCTCAACATCAATTCACAGATGATCATTGTCTAAACCTCTGAATTAATCTTTATAGGGGAATCAGGAAaatccttcctctcacccctaaGCAATGATTTTACAGATTACAGTTTCCTGTATATTTTTGCATAAAGGTATGAAGAGTACAAACTTAAAACAATGGATGTGGAAAGAGATAGAGCTGTGttttattcctgttttatttgaatttttaaattaatacaataaaatttgtttactttttttagtCTATTATTTCATATGCAAAACTTCACACTGGTGGTGACTCAATACCTCAAGGCCTAAGTCAATGTGATATAATCAGGGATCAGGAGCCTCAAACAAACATCCATGACGACAATAACATCTACTGTACTCGTGACTACTCTTTCTATATGTACATCATTAAAAAACATACTCTGATGACACACTTTACTTTCAAGCTAGACAAACAATACCTAAATTTATCTAAAACTTGAGATGCAGTGTCGGTGCATATTTTGAAAACGACTTTCATTGGTGAAATTCAGGAAGTAGAGAATAAATCAAGTTGCCTGGGGACCCTAAATCTCTGACTGTATCACACCTCTGGAGGGATTGGCTTATGGACTGTTAACATCTGCATGGTCTTAGCACAACTTTACTCTGCTATAAGCTCCTATGAATGTACGGTCATAAATTTTGATTTCTGATTGCATCCCAGAATGTCCAATTACCCCATCGTAAGATTAATAGTGAGAACAAGGTTTTGTCTGTAACCAAGATGCAAGACATGTGATTCCTTGCTTTTGACATCATACATCAATATGGtcatgggggagggaggggaacagaaaagaaagaaatgaagagaaataagatTATGAATAACCTTCTTTGCATCCCTGTAAGGGACAGGTATTTCCagcacacttgaaaaaaaagagaaaaggtatatatatattaaatatatatatatgtatgtatatatatatataaaacagtcCAAACCAGGCAAATGACACCGAACAACTTGGTCAAAAATTTGTACTCTTTCACACAAATTCCAAGTAAAAATTATGCATCCAAGAAGGCTCATGAGAGGAGTGTGACAATGGCTGGCAAACTAAAAACCCAAAATCTGTCATCTGGCAACTGGCATGCATTTCTGGCAGTGGAGATGTGCCAGATCCAACAACAGGCTGAGAAATTAAATGTTTGGAAACTCCATAAAGCTCCTCAGGCCAAGGTAACTTCTGCCTTACATCACCGGATCACAAGATTGCCTCTATTGAAAAGCTCACATTGAAAATCACAACCTATTTTATGTATGAAATGCAGGCAGTTTTACTTCATGAATTGTTTACACATAACTAATAAGGAACTTAATGAAGCTTCCAGTAAATATAACAACAGATAAAAGCTGCAGCCTCCCCTCACAAGTTTCCTGAACAACTACTAACACACAGCTCTCTATTGATTATTTAGATCAATGTAAAGGTAACAGATGCCAAACACACCAACTACATTAAATACTGTGGACATCAGTAATGACCGGCAGCACACAGCCACCACAGCACCTACACTGTACATCAGATTTTTCATAACACATTTCGTCAATTtatcaataatgaaaaaataatttccATTTTTAGACTGTACAATATGGATCTTCTTAGAAGTGGGTCTTTATAATAGGGGTTCCATTTGTCATGGGACAAGTTACAATATTTAGCATAGAAGGGTATTTCTCAAAGCATCTGAGGGAAGGCTTGGGTCTATACATACAGTATATATCATACTGGAAGGTAAAGTTAAAGAATAAAACATAGGATAACACATGTCAAGGGTTACAGAGCTTATAAAGCCCTCAACCTCTACCACTTCAGTTCATATGTATAAGACAAAGGGAGATGTGTGCATGTGTACCAGAAATTAGTTCAAACATATATTACAAAATGTCTATGAAGCTCACTATTCCTAGACTCAGGAATTCACAGGCATAACAATAAATGTCTTAATGAAGCTCACTAGCCCTGTGCTTAAGAGTTCACAGGCATAGCAgtaggaacattttttttttttttagtcatctGTTCCTTGCTTTTAGTAAGGAAACTTcaaaatattttatttcttcagctGTCACATGACCTGCTTGTGCTGTGCAATTACTATAAGTTGCCTTGTTACTGTGAAATGATTATCTTGTGAAATTTCATGCTGAGGAGAAGTCAAGTTGATGTTACACAGTACTAATAGATCAACAAAAAACAGTGAATGCTGAAGTGTTCTTATGAGAGTTGATACTGTCTGACGGTCAAAGTGTGAATGCTGAAGAGTTGTGATGGTCAAGAAACAATGCCGCTTCCACCAAATGCATCCATAATGCAACTTCTTTAAAACTAACCAAAAAAATGCCGGCAATAGCAATTATACGTCTGTACAGGCAGGGTAAATCTTGGCTTACTGCTggcaagagcaaaaaaaaaaaaaaaaaaaaaaaaaaaaaaaaaaaaaaaaaaaaaaaaaaagttaacagcATAATCAGAACCATATTTCATGACAAATAACATTTGTTATAGagataaatattaaaaatcaAAGTAATATCAAACACCACATGAAGAAAAATACATCCCCAAGAGcccaaacactaaaaacaaaccATGATTGCCATAAACTTGACTTTTATTTTAAGAGATAAAAACTCAGATCTCTTTTAATCTTAACCATAACTTAAAAATCAGATCCAAAGTTATCATTTATTTGAGCACctttaaacaaagaaaacttttaATTCTCTTGGTAGGAAGAAAATTCAAATAAGTTGCTTATTGAagtataaacaaacaataagaaACAATAAACATGCAGATTCCCAATTAATGTCATGGAACTGACACCAAGAGTCTCCACTATGTGTAAGGACTGATAACTTTGGACAGTGAAATAATCTCTTATGATTTGCCTCTCCACTGCAAAGGGAACTAACACAAAGCATCTTATCTGGTAGGAAATACTACCTTCCGAATATCTACCATAAGCAGGTGAAGAAAGCTCCTAAAAATAATTACAGGTCTTCCATTTACATACAATTAATAGGTACTTCTTTACATGttatacttaaaaaaattaataacaacaataataataataataataataataataataataataataataataataataataataataaaaataataaaaacatcaacatGGTCCAATGCGCACAAAGTCAGGTTCTCAAATACTAAGTCCACATAAAAAATATGAGGGTAAATTGTAATTAATaaggggcagggagaggagagcagctGCCGTGTTGAAAGCTGCCTCATCACTTAAGGGATAACTCAACTGCTGTCCCATGGAATCCAACTTCCACACTTTGGCAGGTGCATTAATAAATTCCCAAATAAATTCTAGAATAGTAACTCCTAATTAGTTTACAAATATTCTAAGTACATAGGAGTGCATAAATTTCTTTTACAAAATTTACATATTATGGGTGTTTAAACACCTCAAGAGTTGACAAGAATATTTCCCCTATTTAGTGCAGCCAAAGAGACACCTAGAAATGGCTTGGAATGTGATTAGGGTCAGACAGTGGACGATGACACGTACCTAGTGCTGGGCCCGCCACCTGGCTAGTAGCAACAACAGAGAGAACCTCTAGTGGTCACAGCTATGGGGAGATCATGGCACAACATTATCTACAGCTTGCATCATTCAGCACCACACACAGCCCAGCCAGGCATTGGCCTAGCGAGCTGTGTGTCACTGGGCCAAGCACCATCTCTGTGTAAGTATgagttgtgtggtggtgaggagtcAAGACACAGGGAGGTGCCTGTGCTGCCGGCATCAATGTGCTACAGGGGGATCAGGTTGGGCTGGGGCCTCACACCACCTCTGCCAAGAGTCCAAACATGGGGAGATAGTGGGTGCCTGGGGGCAAGTGGGCTGCATGAGCCACGGGTGTCCCGTGGGAGCCGGCCACTGTGTGGGTCACCCCATGAGGCGGTGGCTGTTGATGGGCATTACTGCTTGCTACCACAGTGGGTGTGGGCAAAGAGACTGTGGCTGTCTGGACCACAGCTGGAGCAGCCTGGGGTGCTGCCACACTGGACACTCCAATTTGAATGGAGTGACTGGGCTGGGAGCTGGACTGACCAGATCCTGGAGCATTCACCTTAATGTGGGAGCGCATGTGCTTGGTCAGGTGCTCACGGCGGGAGAAGGCCTTCCCGCATGTGCCACAAGCATGGGGTTTCTCCCCAGAGTGGGTCAGCACATGGCGCCGCAGGTGCTCATTGCGAATGAAGGACTTGCCACATACCCCACACTGGTAGGGCCGTGGCACAGGCTCACCATTGTGGTTGAGGCCTCTGGTAGAACCACTAGAGCTGCTTCCCCCACCATGGCCTCCACTGGCCTGCCCAGAAtggtgactggtggaggtggtaaCCACTGAGGTGGGAAcagcactaccactaccacttgGGGGGTTGATGGTCACCAGACGCCCACTCTGATCGGTGGTCTGCAGCAGAAGGGTTGTGGCCAGGCCTGTCAACGTCACAAAGATTACGGTCTTAGTGTGGTTGGGTGCTGAAGATCATAATTAGTGACCAAGTAATGGTGACTCAATCACTTCTTATCAGTACATCATTATTATATGATGAATTAAagattttctttagtttatacatataaatatattgGTAAGCAAAATATGGTTTAAAACCAGTCATAAAACCAGTCATAAAGAAGTGTCAATAATATTCCAGAACTTATGAAAATTTTTACTGTAACTAGGAAAAAACATTTCCCACTCCCCCAAAAAATtcccatgtaaaaaaaaaaaaaaaaaaaaaaaaaaaaaaaaaaaaaaaaaagttgcaaatACTTCATAATTCCAAGGTTCTCATTATACCTTGCATAATACTAACACCCTAAAGATGTGGTACTCAGAAATATTGCCAACATTATATATCAATTTTATAACTATGCAACAACATCATTTGAGTGAAGTTTATGATCTACAACATCAGTTAGCTACAAGTCATGCCATCACAATACATCTTATTGTCTACTGTCATCTAGGAGAACTACAGTGAGAAATTTAGTCATGCATAGATTTGATAAAATAGTaaacaataacagaaataataataataatgaaaagacctCAAAATGTTAGCCAGTCAATCAATACTCTGGACACTGAAGAGCATCACCATTCATCATGCAAATTGTTCTCACCAGAGACAGGAAAGGTCTCAGATCTTCCTCACTTAAATGAAGCAAATTTCACACTTAATTAAGGTTGATTCACTATTAAAAATTAGCAAGACATTGATATTGTGCACTTCAGAATCCCAGTAGGCaattctacatattttttttttttttttttagtaaatttAACACCATACATATCTTGTATTTAAAGAACATGAaaatcaaacacaaaacaacactagCTTTTTAACTGAGGTTTCTGTCTAACAGTGTCTTAAATTTCACACTAAGGTTAGCTGAGAAGGGTTGTGAATATGGGGACAGTGACAACTACAGTAACTGATTTACTTTACTGTGATCTTGGTACTATTAAAGTAACAAACTTGCCATTTGATATATTTACTGAGCTCAGAACTTTctaagacaataaataaataaataaataaataaataaataaataaataaataaaataaataaataaataagtgaaaaaataaaattaaaaaatgaacaaaaataatatataaatcaacaaataaataaataaataaatgaataaataaaaaataaataaataatcttttATAAAATCTAGTAGTAATCATCATTTCATTACTTTAGAATAGGGCTCTGccagcctatctatctatattcaaTCCCTTGGTCTAAGAAGCAAGATATATAGTGATTGCTTGAGTCTAAATGAACAATTCCAGACAAGTCATCACAGGCAACGGTTAAGTATGGGGAGGGTTCAAGAATGGGATATATTCTTATGAAATACACAATTAGTGCTGCTAGCAGGACAATCCAGGACACATAAAAGAATAATCCCCTGTCCACACCAGCAGCAACACTGGACAGATATGTAATGTCAAAAGATTAAGTACATCAATAAATAGTGtacaaacactaaaaatgttTACCACATCTTCCTTACCTTCTACACTCTACATGTCTCACTTCTATGACAACAGATCTTAACATTCTTTGCAATGATAAAGGAAACATTTCACTAttcatatttaactttttttcttggaacagaaaaatgtatgaaaaaaaaaagtaaaaaataattgtcTATGATATTGAACCAGTCCTTTAGCATTGCTGGTCTAGACAACAAAAAACATCATGAAGACTCTTAGTCATCAATGCTATAAAACTAGCAGTCATCATTGCCTCTCCCAATTTATGTTCTGGAGGCTGAGTGTAATGACTAAGAGTCTTGAGGGGACATACCTGCACTCTCCTGGTCAGATGCGCTCCACACACTTTTAAGTGCCGTGACATTTCCATGTGTTAGTTGGATTAGTTGAAGGGCTACAATGCATGAAAATTACTGGAAGTGGTTAGCTGAAGGACTAAAATACATGAGAATTACTTGAGTGAAAGATGATGTTACAGAGCTACAGAAGCTATCATCTACACTACTCCCTCATAAATGCCTTATACTTTACCACTAATTTTATTTGAGCTATCACATAGACTCAAGTCTAGGCCAATATGTGATGGTCATGTGATGgatgagatggtggtgatgagggtgatgcCTGGTGAGGGTTATCGTGAGTTGTAGTGAGGGGAGTGGTACCTGGTGTGTGGTGAGCAGCCAAACGGTGGTGGGGCTGCGGGTGCTTGATagtggtgtgggtgggtggtagCAGCTGTGGTACAGCTGCATGCAGCAGGCTGGAGGGTATCTGGGCAGCTCCGCTAAGAGAGGTGATGGCTGCAGTGGAGGCTGACCCCAGCTGTGGCTGCGAGGGGTTGGGTGAGTCCGCAGGTGATGTCATGTACTCATACTCACCTGGTGTGTGAGGATGGCCGCTGGGTGGCGGGCTGTGGGAGCCCGGAGGCTTGGTGTGGCTCAGAAGATGTTTGGTCAGATGCTCCCGCCGTGAAAATGTCTTGTTACAGGTGGGGCAGTGGTAAGGCTTCTCCCCAGAGTGGGTGAAGGAGTGACGTCGCACATGCTCATTGCGCGTGAACCCCTTGCCACATACAGCACACTGGTAGGGCCGTGTAGGCAGGTGAATTCTGCGGTGGCGGTCCAGGTGAGCCTTCCTCTTGAAGGTGACCCCACAATCATCGCACCTGTACGGCTTGTCCACACTGTGCTGGTCCACCATGTGTTCCTCAAACTGCAGTGACTTCTGCATGTCTAAGCCACAAATCCAACAAACAAAGGATGCCCCTGAAGTGTCGACCCCTGGCCTGGCTATGATGGTACCCGGAGGTGGCAGGGTACTCTGCCCAGACTCGCGCCGCCGGTCTCCCTGCTTGCTGTAGCCCCCGCTGCTGGAACCCTGCTTCACCACCACTGGTGACGTGGCCGACCCACCTTGGGCAGGAGGAGTTTGGGCAGAGTTGGATCCACCCGAACTGTAACCGTTGGATGCCACCCGTACCCCCTCCTGAGGGTTGGGCACGTACAGGAAGTGGTTGCGCACCAGGTCGGGGTTGATATTGCGCACCAGGTCTGGGTTGGTGAGAAGATTGAAGGCATCAATGTGCTGTGGTACTGACCGCTGGGAAAAATAATGCAACACCTCGTTGACACTGTTGAAGTGTAACTGAACGATactgttcttgtccttgtcgCCAGTGTTGATCCCAGGTATCCCCCCCCTAATCTCAACCTTAATGAGTGGTTCAAAGTCTGTGGTATCAGTACCCTTCTCGACGCGACTCTCATGCGACGCCACGGATGACACCCTGGGCGGGGGCGTGAAGGCTCCCTGAGAGTCATCCTTGGTCAGCTCCTGCACCTTGCCCTCCCCTGgcagccccgccccaccatcacCCTCATGCATGCCGCCCTGTGGttgtggctgctgctgttgtggtggaggcggtggctgctgttgttgttgttgttgctgttggctCACTGTGGGGGTGACACTCACAGCATGAGCCTGGTAGGTCACCTGACCACCCATGGCAGCCACCGCAGCTGCCTGGGTCGCAGGTATGCCCCGACCATTGTCGATCATGTTCATTGTGAAGTCCATGGCTGGCACCTTTATGCCTACACACCTGCAATAGAGGGAGGGTGTCAGGCCCACCCAGACAATGCCACTAGAGAGCACTGGGGGCCAGCGCTTGCACCAAcacctcacctccaccactgATCCCTAGCCGTCTCTCTAGGTTAGTGTAGCACTGAGGTAGCTGCCCCTCTGTTTGATGCTCCCTTCCccttgtcctttcctcctcctctccctagtTCATATCTAGCCGCCCAccctctctgtttccctcccgCCCTCGTTAGCTTCAACAGCATCGACGCGATATCACATTGCCTTTCCCAGCGGTCAGTGTCACAGCAAAATGGAAGCCATGCTAGTAGCATAGCATAATACTGAAGAAAcaaatttctttccttcttgtctggaataaaaaaacaaaagaatttaTGCAAATAGTATATaagctggaaaaaaagaaaaaaaaaagcagccatGCACATAtggatgatttaaaaatttcatACATGCACAATACTAAATACAAGTCCATGCAAATATCCTACACTTAAGATTAACAACATGCCAATAGGAACTCatggaagtgaaaaaaacacaagggcCAACAAACTTATTCAATGATATGAGTAAAATGATCAAGTCATTTTTAACAGTTAAATGAGCTAATCATTAATCTATTCAGGTGATATAATACTCAGCAAGATGGCCCACTAAGGCATTAATTTAACAACACACATCAAATGCACTTGAACAAGTCTTGGGGAAGCACCTGTTCTAGGATGGGATGGAGTGGGGTGGGATAGGGTGGGGCAGGCCATGTAAATGTGTGTAAGGGCCTGGCTGCCAGGTGCTGTGACCCCCACGTCTACCCACCAACTGGGACAGGAGAAACAACTTCCTGGACACAGTAATTCTTTCCTAGACTGAAACTTTTAGAAAGATTTGGTtggaagaag includes:
- the LOC135110400 gene encoding zinc finger protein CKR1-like isoform X1, producing the protein MDFTMNMIDNGRGIPATQAAAVAAMGGQVTYQAHAVSVTPTVSQQQQQQQQQPPPPPQQQQPQPQGGMHEGDGGAGLPGEGKVQELTKDDSQGAFTPPPRVSSVASHESRVEKGTDTTDFEPLIKVEIRGGIPGINTGDKDKNSIVQLHFNSVNEVLHYFSQRSVPQHIDAFNLLTNPDLVRNINPDLVRNHFLYVPNPQEGVRVASNGYSSGGSNSAQTPPAQGGSATSPVVVKQGSSSGGYSKQGDRRRESGQSTLPPPGTIIARPGVDTSGASFVCWICGLDMQKSLQFEEHMVDQHSVDKPYRCDDCGVTFKRKAHLDRHRRIHLPTRPYQCAVCGKGFTRNEHVRRHSFTHSGEKPYHCPTCNKTFSRREHLTKHLLSHTKPPGSHSPPPSGHPHTPGEYEYMTSPADSPNPSQPQLGSASTAAITSLSGAAQIPSSLLHAAVPQLLPPTHTTIKHPQPHHRLAAHHTPGLATTLLLQTTDQSGRLVTINPPSGSGSAVPTSVVTTSTSHHSGQASGGHGGGSSSSGSTRGLNHNGEPVPRPYQCGVCGKSFIRNEHLRRHVLTHSGEKPHACGTCGKAFSRREHLTKHMRSHIKVNAPGSGQSSSQPSHSIQIGVSSVAAPQAAPAVVQTATVSLPTPTVVASSNAHQQPPPHGVTHTVAGSHGTPVAHAAHLPPGTHYLPMFGLLAEVV
- the LOC135110400 gene encoding zinc finger protein 628-like isoform X4; translated protein: MVEDQSDDSRTPGKELPATNWPIANPFMDSSVKHSLDHYQKSFQDLVRNINPDLVRNHFLYVPNPQEGVRVASNGYSSGGSNSAQTPPAQGGSATSPVVVKQGSSSGGYSKQGDRRRESGQSTLPPPGTIIARPGVDTSGASFVCWICGLDMQKSLQFEEHMVDQHSVDKPYRCDDCGVTFKRKAHLDRHRRIHLPTRPYQCAVCGKGFTRNEHVRRHSFTHSGEKPYHCPTCNKTFSRREHLTKHLLSHTKPPGSHSPPPSGHPHTPGEYEYMTSPADSPNPSQPQLGSASTAAITSLSGAAQIPSSLLHAAVPQLLPPTHTTIKHPQPHHRLAAHHTPGLATTLLLQTTDQSGRLVTINPPSGSGSAVPTSVVTTSTSHHSGQASGGHGGGSSSSGSTRGLNHNGEPVPRPYQCGVCGKSFIRNEHLRRHVLTHSGEKPHACGTCGKAFSRREHLTKHMRSHIKVNAPGSGQSSSQPSHSIQIGVSSVAAPQAAPAVVQTATVSLPTPTVVASSNAHQQPPPHGVTHTVAGSHGTPVAHAAHLPPGTHYLPMFGLLAEVV
- the LOC135110400 gene encoding zinc finger protein 275-like isoform X3 — encoded protein: MDFTMNMIDNGRGIPATQAAAVAAMGGQVTYQAHAVSVTPTVSQQQQQQQQQPPPPPQQQQPQPQGGMHEGDGGAGLPGEGKVQELTKDDSQGAFTPPPRVSSVASHESRVEKGTDTTDFEPLIKVEIRGGIPGINTGDKDKNSIVQLHFNSVNEVLHYFSQRSVPQHIDAFNLLTNPDLVRNINPDLVRNHFLYVPNPQEGVRVASNGYSSGGSNSAQTPPAQGGSATSPVVVKQGSSSGGYSKQGDRRRESGQSTLPPPGTIIARPGVDTSGASFVCWICGLDMQKSLQFEEHMVDQHSVDKPYRCDDCGVTFKRKAHLDRHRRIHLPTRPYQCAVCGKGFTRNEHVRRHSFTHSGEKPYHCPTCNKTFSRREHLTKHLLSHTKPPGSHSPPPSGHPHTPGLATTLLLQTTDQSGRLVTINPPSGSGSAVPTSVVTTSTSHHSGQASGGHGGGSSSSGSTRGLNHNGEPVPRPYQCGVCGKSFIRNEHLRRHVLTHSGEKPHACGTCGKAFSRREHLTKHMRSHIKVNAPGSGQSSSQPSHSIQIGVSSVAAPQAAPAVVQTATVSLPTPTVVASSNAHQQPPPHGVTHTVAGSHGTPVAHAAHLPPGTHYLPMFGLLAEVV
- the LOC135110400 gene encoding zinc finger protein 572-like isoform X2, which produces MDFTMNMIDNGRGIPATQAAAVAAMGGQVTYQAHAVSVTPTVSQQQQQQQQQPPPPPQQQQPQPQGGMHEGDGGAGLPGEGKVQELTKDDSQGAFTPPPRVSSVASHESRVEKDLVRNINPDLVRNHFLYVPNPQEGVRVASNGYSSGGSNSAQTPPAQGGSATSPVVVKQGSSSGGYSKQGDRRRESGQSTLPPPGTIIARPGVDTSGASFVCWICGLDMQKSLQFEEHMVDQHSVDKPYRCDDCGVTFKRKAHLDRHRRIHLPTRPYQCAVCGKGFTRNEHVRRHSFTHSGEKPYHCPTCNKTFSRREHLTKHLLSHTKPPGSHSPPPSGHPHTPGEYEYMTSPADSPNPSQPQLGSASTAAITSLSGAAQIPSSLLHAAVPQLLPPTHTTIKHPQPHHRLAAHHTPGLATTLLLQTTDQSGRLVTINPPSGSGSAVPTSVVTTSTSHHSGQASGGHGGGSSSSGSTRGLNHNGEPVPRPYQCGVCGKSFIRNEHLRRHVLTHSGEKPHACGTCGKAFSRREHLTKHMRSHIKVNAPGSGQSSSQPSHSIQIGVSSVAAPQAAPAVVQTATVSLPTPTVVASSNAHQQPPPHGVTHTVAGSHGTPVAHAAHLPPGTHYLPMFGLLAEVV